In Irregularibacter muris, a single window of DNA contains:
- the rpmE gene encoding 50S ribosomal protein L31, whose amino-acid sequence MKAGIHPNYNKAIVKCACGNTFETGSVKDELKVEICSECHPFFTGRQKLVDTGGRVERFKRKYGMKDSE is encoded by the coding sequence ATGAAAGCAGGAATTCATCCAAATTATAACAAAGCTATAGTAAAATGTGCTTGTGGAAATACCTTTGAAACAGGCTCAGTAAAAGACGAATTAAAAGTAGAAATTTGTTCTGAATGCCATCCATTCTTTACTGGACGCCAAAAACTTGTAGATACAGGTGGACGTGTAGAAAGATTTAAGAGAAAATATGGTATGAAAGATAGCGAATAA
- the rho gene encoding transcription termination factor Rho has product MESIDLTKKTVAELREIAKALEIKSVTKYKKDELIHLIEDHKKAKSSSPEDSSLKDETKAKSIDENPKEEKEKEQHRHQNSRPKYPKLKDSIEDAVTRVGVLEILPDGYGFLRVSNYLSGDKDIYVSPSQIRRFNLRTGDKIIGKIRTPKDGEKYNALLFVEAVNDDRPESVVRRPSFDDLTPIFPNERIKLEYNPNDLSTRLVDFIAPIGKGQRGMIVAPPKAGKTILLKKVANSIAKNHPDIELIVLLIDERPEEVTDMQRSIKGDVIYSTFDELPENHIKVSDMVLERAKRLVEQGKDVVILLDSITRLARANNMVVPPSGRTLSGGLDPGALHRPKRFFGAARNIEEGGSLTILATALIDTGSRMDDVIFEEFKGTGNMELHLDRKLSERRIFPAIEINRSGTRREDLLLDQTQLGAVWGIRNIMNNMNVGEVTEVIIKHLSRSKTNEEFLSNMENVLKDFKY; this is encoded by the coding sequence TTGGAATCAATAGATTTAACAAAAAAAACTGTGGCAGAGCTGCGGGAAATAGCCAAGGCATTGGAAATTAAATCGGTTACCAAATATAAAAAGGATGAATTAATCCATTTGATTGAAGATCATAAGAAAGCAAAAAGCTCGTCCCCAGAGGATAGCTCATTAAAGGATGAGACCAAGGCTAAAAGTATAGATGAAAATCCCAAAGAAGAGAAAGAGAAAGAACAACATCGTCATCAAAATTCCCGACCTAAATATCCAAAACTAAAGGATTCTATTGAGGATGCAGTGACCCGAGTAGGTGTTTTAGAAATTTTACCTGATGGTTACGGCTTTTTAAGAGTAAGCAATTATCTTTCAGGAGATAAGGATATTTATGTTTCTCCCTCTCAAATCAGAAGATTTAATCTAAGAACAGGGGACAAAATCATAGGAAAAATCAGAACCCCAAAGGATGGGGAGAAGTACAACGCTTTATTATTTGTAGAGGCTGTAAATGATGACCGTCCCGAATCTGTGGTACGAAGACCTTCCTTTGACGATCTTACCCCCATCTTTCCCAATGAAAGAATTAAATTAGAATATAACCCCAACGATCTTTCCACAAGATTGGTAGATTTTATTGCTCCTATCGGCAAGGGACAAAGAGGAATGATTGTCGCCCCTCCTAAAGCAGGAAAAACCATTTTATTAAAAAAAGTTGCCAATAGCATTGCCAAAAACCATCCAGATATAGAACTCATAGTCCTTTTAATTGACGAACGTCCTGAAGAAGTCACGGATATGCAGAGGTCTATCAAGGGAGATGTTATTTATTCTACCTTTGATGAATTGCCAGAAAATCATATTAAGGTTTCTGACATGGTATTGGAGAGGGCCAAAAGACTGGTAGAACAAGGAAAAGATGTGGTCATCCTTTTAGACAGCATCACTAGACTGGCTAGAGCAAACAATATGGTGGTCCCCCCATCGGGAAGAACCCTATCAGGTGGACTTGATCCAGGAGCCCTCCATAGACCCAAAAGATTTTTTGGAGCCGCCCGAAACATAGAAGAGGGAGGCAGTCTGACCATCTTAGCCACTGCCCTAATTGACACCGGCAGTAGAATGGACGATGTCATCTTTGAAGAATTTAAAGGGACAGGCAATATGGAACTACACCTAGATAGAAAACTATCCGAACGGAGAATATTCCCCGCCATTGAAATCAATAGATCAGGTACCCGTAGGGAGGATCTTCTTCTTGATCAGACCCAATTGGGCGCTGTATGGGGCATACGAAATATCATGAACAATATGAACGTAGGAGAGGTAACAGAAGTCATTATCAAACATCTTTCCCGCAGCAAAACCAACGAAGAGTTTTTAAGTAATATGGAAAATGTTTTAAAGGATTTTAAATATTAG